In the genome of Candidatus Polarisedimenticolia bacterium, the window GCTGCCCGCCAAGCCGCTGCGCGACCTTCTTCCGCGCCAGCGCCAGCATGACGCGGCTCAGGTCCGCGCCCACGACCCGCGCCTTCCGACACTGCCGAAGCACCTCGATCGCCAGGTCGCAGGTGCCGCACGCCAGGTCGAGCACGGTCCCGTCGTCCGGCATGCCGCGCAACTGCCGCACCGCCACCCTGCGCCAGTGCAGGTCGATGCCGAGCGACAGGACCCGGTTCGTGAGGTCGTACCTCGGCGCAATGGCGTCGAAGTTGTCACGGATCTGGATGTTCCGCGGTGTCAGCACGCAAGATTCCATTGGAAGAAAACATTATAGCGGACTCGTGCGCATCATTCCCCTTCAATTCCGGGCCGCCCTGTTGACAGCTGTGTCGTGCAAGAGTATAGAAGCTGCAACTTTGCAAGTCAGGCACGGCCCTGTTTCATTTTGCGGAATGCCTGCCCCAAGGACTATGGTCTCAATGGTCATTCACTCCCAGTGTCGGTTCTTGAGAAGCCTCACTCCTCCACCCACTCG includes:
- a CDS encoding ubiquinone/menaquinone biosynthesis methyltransferase, whose protein sequence is MLTPRNIQIRDNFDAIAPRYDLTNRVLSLGIDLHWRRVAVRQLRGMPDDGTVLDLACGTCDLAIEVLRQCRKARVVGADLSRVMLALARKKVAQRLGGQPGPISLVNAPAEALPFGDASFDAVTIAFGIRNVPDFKAGLREMLRVLRPGGRACILEFSTPPSKLWWKMYNFYFF